The Paenibacillus beijingensis nucleotide sequence CGGTTCGAAAGCAACATTACCGGATTCCGTCATATTCAGATGTACGCCGCAGATCCGGTGAGTACGGCAGCATTTTTCGAGCGTGCACTTGGGTTTGAAACTGCAAAATCAGATGAGAATGCAATCGATATGGCGGTGAATAGCGGCGAAGAGAATCAACCGATGATCCGATTGGTGCACGCGGATGATCCGGCGAACCCGCAGCCCATGCATTGGAGCCTGGACGGCCTGCCGAAGCACGCACTGGAGCTGCACTCGAAAAATATTCGGGCACTGAAGGAGCGGGTGCTGGCCAATGGAGGAGATGTGAAGGAAAACTTGGAGTTTAACGGATGCGGTGGTTATCTCAAGTTATATACGCCTGACGGTCATTACATCTGGGTCAATCAGGATCGAAGATACTGCGGTTACTAGAGGATTTCCATTCAGAATGATCCGGAGGGTTAACGATGTGCCAAATACCAATTCGTAAAGAGCCGCCGGAAGGTTATCGACCGGTGATGGTTCCGAAACCGTTAAAAATGATCTATGGAGGAAAACCGATGAATAAACAACAGCAATCTGAAGAAGGTTCCAAATTCATGAGCCCGATTAAGAACAAAGTTGGAAGCGTTTTTGTTCCGGTACGAGATATTGAAAAGTCCCGTACTTGGTATTGTCGGGTTCTGGGGTTAAATGAGGCTGACTGTGAAATTATTTCGGGTCACTTGTGCCCGCTGCCCATGGAAGGAACCAGTGTCATTTTGGATACGATGCCGAAGTGGGGAGGCGAACAGCCGGGCGGAGCGCCGAACATCGAGACCCCATCCTTTATGCTCATGACCGAAGATTTGCAGGGTTCACTTAATTATATGAAAGAACTCGGCGTTGAACTGGTAACGGAAATCGAACATGATCATTGGTTCGTTGTGAAGGACCCGGACGGCAATAAATTGATGATCTGCCGTGAATAGTACACTGGACGACCGAAAGAAACGACAGCCCGATATTTGTTAGTATGTTACGGCAAGCTGTCCCCTCACCTTACGACCAGAACGGGGAGGGGACAGTTCGTTTACTTCTTACGGGCGTTGCTCCTACGGTAGATCATTCAGCCTATTTGGTTGACCGCAAGCAAGCCGGCTATGATGTAAGCCGACCATTCAATCGTCCGTCCCAGATCCATCCATTGTCCGATGAACCCGACCACAAGGACGGGGATACCGATCCCGATAAAGGTTACCGCATAAAACAAGAGATGTTATTGGCACGCTTGTCGTTCGGCGAGACGTGATTGATAGGAATCAAACTACCGGCGTAACTCGGTCCATGACCCAGGCCAATGAAGGCCGTCGTCAGAATGAGCACAAACAAAGACTGGGTATATAAAGTCAGGACGATGCCAAACACACCGACAACCATCAAAGAATTGCCGATAACAATCATGCGCGACGCTGTCTGACGCTTCAACAGGATTTGGCTCATCGTGGATAGTCCGAGCACAAGAGCAACCATCGTTCCGGACAGGCTAAGACTTGGCTTGCTGACAAAAAGATTCAGATACGCAGCATGAGCTCGCCAAGAAAATGTTCAACGACAGAGGCTACAGCGGCATGCTCAGCTTTATCGTTCCGGAGGATATGGATAAGATCGACGCCTTTATGAACCGACTCCATTTTGCCCACTATGCTCCGACGCTTGGCGGACTTCGTTCTACCTTAAACCATACCTGCACATCTTCCCACAGCCATGTTCCCGACGATGTACGGCGAAAAATGGGCATTATCCCCGGCATGTTCCGTCTCTCCGTAGGAATTGAAGATGCCGACGATTTAATTGCAGACTTCACCCAGGCGCTTGAAGTTTTCGGAAACTAGAGCCACAGCGCTCAATCAGTCAAAAGGCCTTTTCATTTTCGATCAGGCCTTTCACCCTTCATTGAAGAACAGCAGCTTGGACAAGTGGTACAGCAAGTAAAGACGCTGCCTCATGTGGTTGATGTGGAGACGAACGCACAGAGCCTTTTTTCATTCCTGCTGGTCGCCTATTGCCTGTGCATGACGCTGCTCGGCAACAACCTTCCGGCCCCCCTCTACGCCTTGTATCGGGAACAGTGGCAGTTATCTTCAGGGGTCATGACCTTTATCTATGCCTTGTACGCCCTTGTTGTCATTCCGACCATTGTCTCGGTCGATCCATCATGGGCTCGTTCGGCTTTCTTTTTGCAAATGGCGTCAATGGACCGGAGTGAAAAATCAAGCGCCCAAAGGGAATATCGTCATTGCCGCAAGAGATGCGCAAATCTTCCAGCTCAATGCCTTGATAGTCGCTCAAACCTATCAGATTGCCCAGCTGAATACGGTCATTGCGACGCGGGATCAGCAAGTGTCCGAAAGATACGGAGGAATTAACAAAGTTCGGCATCAAGGTCATCATTGCTTAGACATTCTGCCAAACCTGTTTACCCGACCTCAAGAGGTCGGGATTTTTGCTTGATGTCAAAAAAAGACCCCTTTCCAATCAATAGAAAACGTTTTCTTCGATCGGTTTGTTTTTTATAATTTGGATAAGCGGAAGGGGCTCTTACTCTGATTCAAATTTACGTTTACAATAGACATGATGTGAAAACAAGAGTAAAGGAGCATCATTGTCGTGAAAAGTATCCGCAGCCGCTTGCTTGCCATGCTTCTCGTCTTTATTATCATTCCTTATTTTTTGTCGGTGCTGCTTATTTATTGTCATACGAAACAAAAGGCCGAGCAGCACGAGCTTGCCGATTCCCGGGATCAAATTCAAAAAACCGCTGAAGATTTGGAGGAATATTACGAGGATCTGCTCGATTTGCCGTATATTTTATACCGTAATCCCGACCTGTTCCGTATTTTTGAAAAAGGTTTTGAAAGCGCTATCTACTTTAATCAGCTTGAAATCGACAAGGGTATGAAAACGTTTTACCTAATGCGCCGGGAAATTCGTCAGATCAGGATCTATATTGCCAAAGGAGAAGATTCCTTTACCGTCTATGATGCGATGGTAAGCCCCCGCAAGCATCAGCCGGAAATCATGCGGCAGCTGGCCATTCGCCGATTAATGGGCTCAAAGAGTAATGTGTTAATCGAACCGCCGCATCGAATTCAAAATTATCATCGTTCCGCTAATGTGCCGCAATCAGATAAAACGATGGTGCTCACGATCCATCACAAAATGGTGGATGTCTTATCGAACGAAGTTCTTGGAGTTGTCACGATTGATTTTGATCTGAACCGTCTTGCAGATATTTGCAGCCGGATCACCCATGGGGTTGATGAAACGGTGTATTTGACCGATTCCAACGGCTATGTGATGTATGCCTCCGACCCGGGATTGATCGGTTCCCGGCCCGATTCACAAGACCAAGCAGCTATGCTTACTTCAATTGGGCGGGGAAATCCGGGTGATATCGTGTTATCGAACAAATTGACAGGCGCATTAAACGATTGGCAGTTAACCAAATTCACCTCAAGCCGCCTGTTGTACCGGGATGCAAGGGAAACCGCATACAGCAGCATGATGGTAGGGGGCGGTATGATGCTTCTCGGGCTTATTATGGTAAGCATCATCTCCGACCGGATCACCCGTCCAATTAGGCTGCTTAGCCGAAAAATAAGACGAATTGAAGGCGGCAATATGGATGTTCCCTTCAACAGTATGGGAAAAGACGAGATCGGCCATCTGGAACGTCATATTAAGGAGATGATGAACCGGATAAATACACACATCGAGCGCCAATACAAGCTGGAAATCGAGAATCGGACGAATCAGTTCCGAGCGTTAAAATCGCAGATCAACCCGCATTTTCTTTATAATGCCCTGCAGTCGATCGGCGCTGTGGCGCTGCGTTCCCATAATCCGGAGGTGTACCGTCTGATTACCTCTTTGTCAAAAATGATGCGGTACACCATTCGCGGGAATCAATGGACGACGGTTCGAAAAGAAATCGAGCATGTGGAAGCGTACTTGCTTCTGCAGGCGGAACGCTTTCGCAGCGATTTCCAATATACCATTGCGATCGAGGAAGCGCTTCTTGATTTTCGGATCCCGGCCATGATTATACAGCCGCTGGTCGAAAATTTTTTCAAGCACGGTGTCGAAGAAGGCTGGCATGAAGCGCAATTGCGAATTTATGCGGAAATGAACAATGATAGAGTTACGCTTGCAGTCGAAAATGACGGTCCCGGGTTGGCAGACGAACCGCTGCGTGCGCTGAGAAACAAGCTTTACGGAATCGGACATGACGAATCGAATGCCGATGATCATATCGGGCTGAAAAATATTCACGACCGGCTCGTTTTGAATTACGGTTGGAATGCGGGAATCATTCTAGAATCCGACAATGGACAGGGGTTCAAGGTGCTTCTTGTTATTCCCGTTCTGTCCGGGGAGGGGGCATTAGCATGAAAGCTTTAATTGTGGATGATGAGCTTAATGTGCGGGATGTCATTCGCTTTCTGGGGAAATGGGCGCAGCATGGAATTACGGAGGTTTTAGATGCGGCAAGCGGTATGGAAGCGAAAGAAATCATCGAGAGGGAACGTCCCGAAATTATATTTACAGACTTGAAAATGCCGAAAATGAGCGGGGTCGAGCTGATGGAATGGCTTAGCTCTATCGGTTACCCAGGTAAAATGATTATCGTCACGGGGTATGACGACTACGCTTATATGCGCAAAGCGATCCACTGCGGCAGCTATGATTATTTGCTTAAGCCGATCGAATCGGAAGCATTGAATGAAGCGCTGTCGGGAGCGATCCAAATGTTGAAAAAGGAAGCCGCCGAACGAAATCCGATATCTTCCGGTCTCTATAAGGAAGCCCGAAAGCTGCATGCGAACAAGCTGATCACGGCGGCATGCGAAGGAGAGCCGTTCGATCCGGTTGACGTTGCCGCCTATCTGCCGAAAGCGGACTTATACGATGTGACGCTCATCTGTTTTTATGAATCTCACCATCCCGATCCTTATATTGCGCGGTTGGATGAACTGCTGGAGGAACGGGGGTGGGGAAGCGTCTTCCGTCTTCATCACAATCGTTCGGTCTGCTTGCTGATCAGTATACACGGACAGCTGCTGCTGCTGGAGGATTGGATCAGCCGCGAGTTCGACATGCCGCTGCGTCTGGTCAGCGGGGAACCGATCACAACCTTTGCCGGTCTTCCGATATCTTATAGAACTGCTCAACAAGCGCTCGCCGTACAAAGCTTCCGGGCCATTCACCGGATGAACGAATTGGATGTGGCGCGCCGCATCCACGATATTGTTGATTATGTAGATAAACATTACTTGGAAGAAATCAGTCTGGATCAGCTGGCAAACCGTTTTTTTCTAAGCAGAGAGTATATTTCCAGACGTTTTAAACTTGAAAAGGGCATGAATCTGTCAAGTTATATCATCCAACGCAGGATTGAGCAAGCCAAGCGCTGGCTCGTTGAAACCGATGAAAAAATGTATTCCATAGCCGTGAAGCTCGGTTATCGGGATGAAAAATATTTTTCCAAACTATTTAAGAGGACTGTAGGCCGGACGCCGCTCGAATACCGCATGAGTCCGGCTAAGCCGGAATCGAAGCTCATCTGATATGTCCGTACCGCTTCAAGCGGGAAGTGCACATATAATCATGCAGAAATTACAGGAGGGTCGCATCAATGACGAAAAGAATGGTTCAAATGATGTTGGGATGCGCGGCAGCCGTATCGCTTACGGCATGCGGAGCAAACGGGGAGACGGGCAGCGAGAGCGGCGCCGGTTCAAGCAAAGTCGTAACTTTGGAAGTGCTTAATCCTAAAGTCGAAATCTCCTCACAGTTCGAACAGATGGTGAGAGCGTACGAGAGCGAAAACCCTCAGGTTAAAATTCATGTCAACACAATCGGCGGCGGCGCGGACGACCGTGCAGATTTAAAAGCGAAGTTTGCCGCCGGGCAAGGTCCGGATATTTTCACAAACGGCGGATACGAGGAAGCGAAGCTGTGGAAAGATTATTTGGAAGATTTGTCTGATCAGCCTTGGGTAAAAAACGCATACGATTATGCCCTTGAGCCCATGAAATTGGATGGCAAGATCTATGGAATGCCGGTCAACCTGGAAGGCTACGGTTTCATCTACAACAAAGATTTGTTTGCCAAGGCCGGAATCGAGACCTTACCGAAAACGCTTACAGAATTGAAGATGGCTTCGGAGAAATTAAACGCAGCCGGCATTACTCCGTTTGCCGTCGGTTATTCGGAACAGTGGATACTGGGCGTCCATTTGCTGAACATCGCCTTTGCGCATCAGGAGGACACGGACGCTTTTATTCAAGGGCTTAACGATGGCACCCATACGATAACAGGAAACCAGAAGTTCAAGGATCTCATTCAATTGCTTGATTTAACGTTGAAGTATGGAAACAAAAACCCGCTGACAACGGATTACAATACCGAAGTGACGATGTTTGCAGTCGGGCAAACCGCTATGATTCAGCAGGGCAACTGGGTTCAACCAATGCTGGATCAGCTGCAGCCGGGTATGAATGTCGGATTCCTGCCGATGCCGATTAACGATGATACGGATAACGATGCTCTGGCAATCGGCGTTCCGAACAACTGGGCGGTTAATAAAAAAACGACGGATGAAAAGAAGGCGGAAGCGAAGAAGTTCTTGAACTGGATGGTAGATTCGGAGCAAGGCCAGAAATATATGACGGAGCAGTTCAAATTCATCCCGGCATTCAAAAATATAAAGACCGATAATCTTGGCCCGCTAGCATCCGATATTATCCGTTACTCAAAAGATAATAAAACGCTGACATGGAATTGGTACAAATACCCTGACGGAGCGGGAAGCGAATTCGGTCCCGCCATGCAAGCCTACGTTGGCAAGCAGTTCACTGCCGATCAATTGCTGGAAGAATTCCAGAAATCGTGGATCAAGGCTTCAAAATAAACGATATATAGTGGAATTGTGCTTGCGAACCGGTTCAGGGAACCGGTTCGTTTTTGATTTAGAAACGGTATCGTTAGGGAAATCCGATCTTGCAAATTCTGACAAAGGTCGACAATTTTCCTCCACTTCCGTATAGTTAGAGAGGGAAAAGTAACTCTTTCAAAGATTCCGTAAAGGGTGCTTTTGCTGATTGGTGAACAACGGAGAAGGTGGTGCGTCGGGATGCGGGCTTTTCTATTTTCCAACCGTTTCGCTCTTAAAATAGTG carries:
- a CDS encoding response regulator gives rise to the protein MKALIVDDELNVRDVIRFLGKWAQHGITEVLDAASGMEAKEIIERERPEIIFTDLKMPKMSGVELMEWLSSIGYPGKMIIVTGYDDYAYMRKAIHCGSYDYLLKPIESEALNEALSGAIQMLKKEAAERNPISSGLYKEARKLHANKLITAACEGEPFDPVDVAAYLPKADLYDVTLICFYESHHPDPYIARLDELLEERGWGSVFRLHHNRSVCLLISIHGQLLLLEDWISREFDMPLRLVSGEPITTFAGLPISYRTAQQALAVQSFRAIHRMNELDVARRIHDIVDYVDKHYLEEISLDQLANRFFLSREYISRRFKLEKGMNLSSYIIQRRIEQAKRWLVETDEKMYSIAVKLGYRDEKYFSKLFKRTVGRTPLEYRMSPAKPESKLI
- a CDS encoding ABC transporter substrate-binding protein, which codes for MTKRMVQMMLGCAAAVSLTACGANGETGSESGAGSSKVVTLEVLNPKVEISSQFEQMVRAYESENPQVKIHVNTIGGGADDRADLKAKFAAGQGPDIFTNGGYEEAKLWKDYLEDLSDQPWVKNAYDYALEPMKLDGKIYGMPVNLEGYGFIYNKDLFAKAGIETLPKTLTELKMASEKLNAAGITPFAVGYSEQWILGVHLLNIAFAHQEDTDAFIQGLNDGTHTITGNQKFKDLIQLLDLTLKYGNKNPLTTDYNTEVTMFAVGQTAMIQQGNWVQPMLDQLQPGMNVGFLPMPINDDTDNDALAIGVPNNWAVNKKTTDEKKAEAKKFLNWMVDSEQGQKYMTEQFKFIPAFKNIKTDNLGPLASDIIRYSKDNKTLTWNWYKYPDGAGSEFGPAMQAYVGKQFTADQLLEEFQKSWIKASK
- a CDS encoding cache domain-containing sensor histidine kinase, producing MKSIRSRLLAMLLVFIIIPYFLSVLLIYCHTKQKAEQHELADSRDQIQKTAEDLEEYYEDLLDLPYILYRNPDLFRIFEKGFESAIYFNQLEIDKGMKTFYLMRREIRQIRIYIAKGEDSFTVYDAMVSPRKHQPEIMRQLAIRRLMGSKSNVLIEPPHRIQNYHRSANVPQSDKTMVLTIHHKMVDVLSNEVLGVVTIDFDLNRLADICSRITHGVDETVYLTDSNGYVMYASDPGLIGSRPDSQDQAAMLTSIGRGNPGDIVLSNKLTGALNDWQLTKFTSSRLLYRDARETAYSSMMVGGGMMLLGLIMVSIISDRITRPIRLLSRKIRRIEGGNMDVPFNSMGKDEIGHLERHIKEMMNRINTHIERQYKLEIENRTNQFRALKSQINPHFLYNALQSIGAVALRSHNPEVYRLITSLSKMMRYTIRGNQWTTVRKEIEHVEAYLLLQAERFRSDFQYTIAIEEALLDFRIPAMIIQPLVENFFKHGVEEGWHEAQLRIYAEMNNDRVTLAVENDGPGLADEPLRALRNKLYGIGHDESNADDHIGLKNIHDRLVLNYGWNAGIILESDNGQGFKVLLVIPVLSGEGALA
- a CDS encoding VOC family protein — translated: MNKQQQSEEGSKFMSPIKNKVGSVFVPVRDIEKSRTWYCRVLGLNEADCEIISGHLCPLPMEGTSVILDTMPKWGGEQPGGAPNIETPSFMLMTEDLQGSLNYMKELGVELVTEIEHDHWFVVKDPDGNKLMICRE